One window of the Runella slithyformis DSM 19594 genome contains the following:
- a CDS encoding heavy metal translocating P-type ATPase, translated as MSQSIAPIVEVTCYHCGADCEDTVIVHDDKPFCCEGCKLVYELLQENELCSYYDFTKNPGVSPDKNYYKGKYAYLDLPEVHQRIIQFTDGRQTHVNWYLPQMHCSSCVYLLENLHRLQEGVFSAVVNFPEKRVRIIIDEEKIKLSQLAELLTYIGYEPYISLQDVESDQSPKTNRTRLYKIGIAGFAFGNVMMMSFPDYFGLGDTLADRNLQVMFSIFSVVLALPVFFYAASDFFVSAWKAIRKHYLNIDAPIALAILVTFVRSLYEIGTQTGVGYLDSMTGIVFFMLLGRYFQEKTYSVISFDRDYKSYFPVAVTKLGESKKEKEESADPNHHSPATDRQILVTDLQAGDRILIRNKELIPADARLVSERAMIDYSFVSGESEPVEKTRNELIYAGGRQVGGAIELEITKRVSQSYLTQLWNNDSFTQQNHKQQHDLVDRINRYFTWALLVLGLGGLSFWALSGDLPRGINAITTILIVACPCALLLSDTFTNGNILGMFGKHKFYLKNAKVIESLSEIDTVVFDKTGTLTLPDAGHIQFIGTPLTRLQQRIVRTMCEQSSHPLSRLIAKSLVMVPKETALTDFQEVEGKGIMSYLGNHCTIKLGSAAFVGLKDVPTIASNSHSRVYFSFDGQQLGYYEIHSQYRENLSDTLQALKLKNYQTFLLSGDKPTDTDVLGTLFGDTTHLHFNQKPEDKLAFIQQLQQKGRKVLMVGDGLNDAGALVQSNVGIAVSDNVNNFSPACDGILEGSHLSFLPQYVRLAKAGRRIVVQSFIISVVYNIIGLSFALTGTLAPVIAAILMPASSISIVLYTTLASRIATARTL; from the coding sequence CGATTTCACCAAAAATCCGGGGGTTTCGCCGGATAAGAACTACTACAAAGGAAAATATGCGTACCTGGACCTTCCGGAGGTGCATCAGCGCATCATCCAATTTACGGACGGGCGCCAAACGCACGTCAACTGGTACCTGCCTCAGATGCACTGCAGCTCGTGCGTGTACCTGCTCGAAAACCTCCACCGCTTACAGGAAGGCGTTTTTTCGGCCGTTGTTAATTTTCCCGAAAAACGGGTAAGGATCATCATTGATGAAGAAAAGATAAAACTGAGCCAACTGGCCGAGCTGCTTACGTATATCGGTTACGAACCCTACATCAGTCTTCAGGATGTGGAATCGGACCAATCGCCCAAGACCAACCGCACGCGTTTGTACAAGATCGGAATTGCGGGCTTTGCCTTTGGCAACGTAATGATGATGAGCTTTCCCGATTATTTCGGATTGGGAGATACACTGGCCGACCGGAACCTGCAGGTCATGTTCAGTATATTCAGCGTCGTACTGGCGCTGCCCGTCTTTTTTTACGCCGCTTCCGATTTTTTTGTATCGGCTTGGAAAGCCATTCGCAAACATTACCTGAACATCGACGCCCCCATTGCCTTGGCCATTTTGGTCACCTTTGTGCGCAGTCTGTACGAAATCGGCACCCAAACGGGCGTCGGGTACCTGGATTCCATGACAGGCATTGTGTTTTTCATGCTGTTGGGGCGCTACTTTCAGGAAAAGACCTATTCGGTCATTTCGTTTGACCGCGATTATAAATCGTACTTTCCGGTGGCCGTTACAAAACTGGGAGAAAGTAAAAAGGAAAAAGAAGAAAGTGCCGATCCCAACCACCACTCACCGGCCACCGACCGCCAGATTTTGGTTACTGATTTACAGGCCGGCGATAGGATTTTGATTCGTAACAAAGAATTGATTCCGGCCGATGCGCGTCTGGTCAGTGAGCGGGCCATGATCGACTATAGTTTTGTATCGGGCGAGTCTGAGCCCGTGGAAAAAACCCGTAATGAGCTCATTTACGCCGGCGGTCGTCAGGTAGGCGGAGCCATCGAGCTGGAAATCACGAAACGGGTGTCGCAGAGTTATCTGACCCAACTGTGGAACAACGACTCCTTTACACAGCAAAACCACAAACAACAACACGATCTGGTAGACAGGATCAATCGGTATTTTACCTGGGCTTTATTGGTACTCGGCCTTGGTGGCTTAAGTTTTTGGGCTTTATCGGGCGATCTGCCCCGGGGCATCAATGCCATCACGACCATCCTGATCGTGGCCTGTCCGTGTGCGCTGCTGCTTTCCGATACCTTTACCAACGGGAATATTCTGGGGATGTTCGGAAAACATAAGTTTTACCTCAAAAACGCAAAGGTCATTGAAAGCCTCTCGGAAATTGACACCGTAGTGTTTGACAAAACGGGTACCCTCACCCTGCCGGATGCCGGCCATATTCAATTCATTGGCACCCCGCTCACGCGGCTCCAACAACGCATTGTGCGCACCATGTGTGAGCAGTCCTCGCATCCGTTGAGCCGGCTCATTGCCAAATCGCTCGTGATGGTTCCCAAAGAAACCGCCCTGACCGATTTTCAGGAAGTGGAAGGAAAAGGCATTATGTCATACCTTGGGAATCATTGTACCATAAAACTGGGTTCCGCGGCCTTTGTCGGTCTGAAAGACGTACCGACGATCGCTTCCAACTCCCACAGCCGCGTCTATTTTTCGTTTGACGGCCAACAATTGGGATACTACGAAATTCACAGTCAGTATCGCGAAAATCTTTCGGACACCCTTCAGGCACTCAAGCTTAAAAATTACCAAACGTTTCTTCTTTCGGGCGACAAACCGACGGATACCGACGTATTGGGAACCCTGTTCGGGGATACAACCCACTTACATTTTAACCAAAAGCCCGAAGATAAACTGGCGTTTATTCAGCAACTGCAACAAAAAGGACGTAAAGTATTGATGGTAGGCGATGGCCTCAATGACGCCGGTGCCCTGGTACAGAGCAACGTAGGCATTGCGGTCTCTGACAACGTAAACAATTTTTCTCCCGCCTGCGACGGTATTCTGGAAGGCAGTCATCTTTCGTTTCTGCCCCAATACGTACGCTTGGCCAAAGCCGGAAGACGCATTGTGGTTCAGAGCTTTATCATCTCGGTTGTGTACAATATCATCGGCCTGAGTTTTGCCTTAACGGGCACATTGGCTCCGGTCATCGCGGCGATCCTGATGCCGGCCAGCTCGATCTCCATTGTCCTCTATACCACGCTGGCGAGTCGAATTGCCACGGCACGTACGCTTTAA